A genomic segment from Alistipes senegalensis JC50 encodes:
- the hepC gene encoding heparin-sulfate lyase HepC, which translates to MKRIFTEISAFGFIVAVLFSAGCLSDDLGRSDNGSGTGSTEPTIPDNSVIEAGVFSALNLDYPGLAAVKAYYESDQYYLAAQALLEYYRGRTDVVNGNVNLIAPSISAEEQVWADQALLANEYRFYVEGYMDGDVPYSYLKSRAVDWTVCPTGDLEQRYRVHRHQWMVPQGKAYRTSLDETYASEWVTVYEDWLGKYPRPTGDVDYDADPASQPEESREALYAWRPADVACRVEAQCDLLYYFMQSTSFTPQLLSKFLTNLAEQAEHVRTHYSEDVDTKAAEAHAVFRAGTIFPEMKRAEEWVESGSGSMNEGIDASVFEVLNLDYSGLTKVKRAYDIGDYYMALEELMNYYRSRTHGLNPNVDLSSVTPTANEQRWADYALRENDYRFYVNNYFDPNAGESNVPYSYLNSEGTGIDWTIWPTREQEQRYQLHRHQWMVPQAKTYYASADEKYALNWIEVYGDWLKQNPKPEQGTDVTNHASWRPLDVAARLIDQCALLEYYQQSPSVTVEWLAEVLTHLDEHANHIMNNYSTTSNHLITQAQAVTFAGMLFPELKNASAWKQSGTSVLSREVTAQYFPDGWLMDGDLHYHISGIEDFRVSLEVAQRNGEESRFPENYVESMRKMTDVVMNMIYPDYTVPNMADTRRATWTASVLRRNLTNYYNLFPDNQQMLWMATGGAEGTMPETKVKTFPDGGYYVMRSGWTTSDMMMVLQNTPDGPSEQWHRQYDNNTFELWVKGRNFFPDSGCFSYGGTSSSNADRRKYAASTAHNTVTLGDANVSSDGKLLKEFSRSGSGHWYEALVLENPSYEGLTHRRTIFMVDDKFYVILDEAYGTAAGTVNLNFNITEGDDSQVVYDPEEGGFHTAFSDGNNLLVRTRGSKTGAFVKKTGFVSYNINQTAERKAYQLNLEKTADEPVVRYATVLLPTSDASAETVVITLGDWSENGGSVRVQVGGVSYPALSYTL; encoded by the coding sequence ATGAAACGCATTTTTACTGAAATTTCGGCGTTCGGATTCATCGTGGCAGTCCTGTTCTCGGCGGGCTGTCTGTCGGATGATCTGGGACGATCGGACAACGGCAGCGGAACGGGTTCCACGGAGCCGACGATTCCCGACAACAGCGTGATCGAAGCGGGCGTGTTCAGCGCTCTGAACCTCGATTATCCCGGTCTTGCCGCCGTGAAGGCTTACTACGAGTCCGACCAGTACTACCTGGCGGCGCAGGCTTTGCTGGAATACTACCGTGGCCGGACCGACGTGGTCAACGGCAACGTCAACCTGATCGCACCCTCGATCTCCGCCGAGGAACAGGTGTGGGCCGATCAGGCGCTCCTCGCCAACGAGTATCGTTTTTACGTTGAGGGTTACATGGACGGCGACGTGCCTTATTCCTACCTGAAATCCCGGGCCGTTGACTGGACCGTTTGCCCGACGGGCGATCTGGAACAGCGCTACCGCGTACACCGCCATCAGTGGATGGTCCCGCAGGGAAAGGCTTACCGCACGTCGCTCGACGAAACCTATGCCTCCGAATGGGTGACGGTCTACGAGGACTGGTTGGGGAAATATCCCCGTCCGACGGGCGACGTGGACTACGACGCCGATCCCGCCTCGCAGCCCGAGGAGTCGCGCGAGGCGTTGTATGCCTGGCGTCCGGCCGATGTGGCCTGCCGTGTCGAGGCCCAGTGCGATCTGCTCTATTATTTCATGCAATCGACCTCTTTCACGCCGCAGCTGCTTTCGAAGTTCCTGACGAATCTCGCCGAGCAGGCCGAGCATGTCAGGACGCACTATTCGGAGGATGTCGATACGAAGGCTGCGGAGGCGCACGCCGTGTTCCGCGCCGGTACGATTTTCCCCGAGATGAAGCGGGCCGAAGAGTGGGTCGAGAGCGGCTCGGGGTCGATGAACGAAGGCATCGACGCCAGCGTGTTCGAGGTGCTGAATCTCGATTACAGCGGTCTGACGAAGGTGAAGCGCGCTTACGACATCGGCGACTACTACATGGCGCTGGAGGAACTGATGAACTACTACCGTTCGCGTACGCACGGGCTGAATCCCAATGTCGATCTTTCGAGCGTGACGCCCACGGCCAACGAGCAGCGCTGGGCCGATTACGCGCTCCGCGAGAACGACTACCGTTTCTATGTCAACAACTACTTCGATCCCAATGCCGGTGAGTCCAACGTGCCTTATTCCTACCTGAATTCCGAGGGCACGGGCATCGACTGGACGATCTGGCCCACGAGGGAGCAGGAGCAGCGTTATCAGCTCCACCGCCATCAATGGATGGTTCCGCAGGCCAAGACCTACTACGCCTCGGCGGATGAGAAATACGCGCTGAACTGGATCGAGGTCTACGGCGACTGGCTGAAACAGAATCCCAAGCCCGAGCAGGGGACCGACGTGACCAATCACGCTTCGTGGCGTCCGCTCGATGTGGCTGCCCGCCTGATCGACCAGTGCGCCCTGCTGGAGTACTACCAGCAGTCGCCCTCCGTTACGGTCGAGTGGCTGGCCGAGGTGCTGACCCATCTCGACGAGCACGCCAACCACATCATGAACAACTATTCGACGACCTCCAACCATCTGATCACCCAGGCTCAGGCCGTGACATTCGCCGGCATGCTGTTCCCCGAGCTGAAGAACGCTTCGGCCTGGAAGCAGAGCGGTACGAGCGTGCTGAGCCGTGAGGTGACGGCGCAGTATTTCCCCGACGGCTGGCTGATGGACGGCGACCTGCACTACCACATCTCGGGCATCGAGGATTTCCGGGTTTCGCTGGAGGTGGCGCAGCGCAACGGCGAGGAGAGCCGCTTCCCGGAGAATTACGTCGAGTCGATGCGCAAGATGACCGACGTGGTGATGAACATGATCTATCCCGACTATACGGTGCCCAACATGGCCGACACGCGCCGTGCCACGTGGACTGCCAGTGTACTTCGACGCAATCTCACCAACTACTATAACCTCTTCCCCGACAATCAGCAGATGCTGTGGATGGCGACGGGCGGCGCCGAGGGCACGATGCCCGAAACCAAGGTCAAGACCTTCCCCGACGGCGGTTATTACGTGATGCGCTCGGGCTGGACGACCTCCGATATGATGATGGTGCTGCAAAACACCCCCGACGGTCCCTCCGAGCAATGGCACCGCCAGTACGACAACAACACGTTCGAACTGTGGGTCAAGGGGCGCAATTTCTTCCCCGACTCGGGCTGCTTCTCCTACGGAGGCACCTCCTCGTCGAATGCCGACCGGCGCAAGTACGCCGCTTCGACGGCCCACAACACCGTCACGCTCGGCGACGCGAACGTTTCGAGCGACGGCAAGCTGCTCAAAGAGTTCTCCAGGTCGGGTTCGGGCCATTGGTACGAGGCGCTGGTGCTGGAGAATCCCTCCTACGAGGGTTTGACCCACCGCCGTACGATTTTCATGGTCGATGACAAGTTCTATGTGATCCTCGACGAGGCTTACGGCACGGCTGCGGGCACCGTCAACCTGAACTTCAACATCACCGAGGGGGACGACTCGCAGGTGGTGTACGACCCGGAGGAGGGCGGTTTCCACACGGCGTTCTCCGACGGCAACAACCTGCTGGTGCGCACCCGGGGAAGCAAGACGGGGGCATTCGTCAAGAAAACGGGCTTCGTCTCCTACAACATCAACCAGACCGCGGAGCGCAAGGCTTACCAGCTGAACCTCGAAAAGACGGCCGACGAACCCGTCGTGCGTTACGCTACGGTGCTGCTGCCCACGTCCGACGCTTCGGCCGAGACGGTCGTCATCACGCTGGGCGACTGGTCGGAGAACGGCGGCTCGGTCCGCGTGCAGGTCGGGGGCGTTTCCTATCCTGCGTTGTCCTATACTCTGTAA
- a CDS encoding surface glycan-binding family protein, whose protein sequence is MKSLFRNVCFAALTVLCAVALAACEDDDTKSGDLQLFYPTVVDIGPSMNFVSGTPTYYGPAPSDFSIAGVTLDDESVVTECFSIGADTGMVSISNTDDLDPGTYKLTIACRAGGGLYRFKDIFVVRMVPATPEAIEVSEPTLVIPYAELETSEASVTVTPVGESVSILGYALVQAEGEEYFAISSGGVVTLNANFSGEIMPGDYPLPIRITTYAGATVYENLLTARITSEPLEIRYPSASGRMEYNMAFQGPTPTLKGSPDEVVWAIKQVTPAEGFETTDKIRIDPATGVISVDAGNELPLGASYTLDLTVTNSFGSTDFEGAYTLTVIEYIAPIEPETFSYAPVEVVEGTNFTAPKADGFVGDEVSFSLGDVPAALAGQLTVDEATGEVSSLRGITADPGVYQIPVRASNMKSETPVEVMLALTVTENPNMFTTFSYGNNLGLDWTTNADQHVFDMVGASNNSTNTDVTIPVAHEDFEGREVSFRLNYIHNNAFRTAASASYVEEDGTLHLRFRNDRVGQIGVIRVDATIGTGETAITRSTYVFVKIQSDIDKVVVYNPMVFRVNPRTGGYSEAPTINADKSNFMISLKRNVFYYNLNGPASHISNSTALSGSSPTNCFIYRMWGTYFGSTVNAGSREPMSYYSTTSADVAPNLTAKLGYIDCGTDFRMYIPANKWMLDGAYANGVLLFQAPYTTTGTFSELDASGTNTFIYMAVWFDENF, encoded by the coding sequence ATGAAATCCCTGTTTCGAAACGTATGTTTCGCAGCGCTGACCGTCCTTTGCGCGGTTGCGCTCGCGGCCTGCGAGGACGATGATACCAAGAGCGGCGATTTGCAGCTCTTCTACCCGACGGTCGTGGACATCGGTCCTTCGATGAACTTCGTGTCGGGCACCCCGACCTACTACGGCCCCGCGCCGTCCGACTTTTCGATCGCGGGCGTCACGCTCGACGACGAATCCGTCGTCACCGAGTGTTTCTCGATCGGTGCCGATACCGGTATGGTCAGCATCTCGAATACGGACGACCTCGACCCCGGCACCTACAAACTGACCATTGCGTGCCGTGCCGGCGGCGGTCTCTACCGTTTCAAGGATATTTTCGTGGTGCGGATGGTTCCCGCCACGCCCGAGGCGATCGAGGTGAGCGAGCCGACGCTCGTGATTCCCTACGCCGAACTGGAGACCTCCGAGGCTTCGGTCACGGTGACGCCGGTGGGCGAGTCGGTGTCGATTCTCGGTTATGCGCTGGTGCAGGCGGAGGGCGAGGAGTATTTCGCCATTTCGAGCGGAGGCGTCGTGACGCTCAACGCGAACTTCTCGGGCGAGATCATGCCGGGCGATTACCCCTTGCCGATCCGCATCACCACCTATGCCGGAGCTACGGTTTACGAAAATCTGCTGACGGCGCGGATCACCAGCGAGCCGCTGGAAATCCGTTATCCTTCGGCTTCGGGGCGCATGGAGTACAATATGGCTTTCCAGGGCCCGACGCCGACGCTGAAAGGTTCGCCCGACGAGGTCGTGTGGGCCATCAAACAGGTGACCCCGGCCGAAGGCTTCGAGACGACCGACAAGATCCGGATCGACCCCGCGACGGGAGTCATTTCGGTCGATGCCGGCAACGAACTGCCCCTCGGCGCTTCCTATACGCTCGATCTGACGGTGACGAACAGTTTCGGTTCGACCGATTTCGAAGGCGCCTATACGCTGACCGTGATCGAATACATCGCCCCGATCGAGCCCGAAACCTTCTCCTACGCTCCCGTCGAAGTGGTCGAAGGTACGAATTTCACGGCTCCGAAAGCCGACGGTTTTGTCGGCGACGAGGTGAGCTTCTCGCTGGGCGACGTGCCCGCGGCGCTGGCCGGCCAGCTTACGGTCGATGAAGCGACGGGCGAGGTCTCCTCGCTGCGCGGAATTACGGCCGATCCGGGTGTTTACCAGATTCCCGTCCGGGCTTCGAACATGAAGAGCGAAACGCCTGTCGAGGTGATGCTCGCACTGACCGTGACCGAGAACCCGAACATGTTTACGACGTTCAGCTACGGCAATAACCTCGGTCTGGACTGGACGACCAACGCCGATCAGCACGTCTTCGACATGGTGGGTGCTTCGAATAACAGTACGAATACGGATGTGACGATTCCTGTGGCACACGAGGATTTCGAAGGCCGCGAAGTCTCCTTTAGGCTGAACTATATTCACAACAATGCGTTCCGGACGGCAGCATCTGCATCCTATGTCGAAGAGGACGGTACGCTGCACCTGCGTTTCCGTAACGACCGTGTCGGCCAGATCGGTGTTATCAGGGTCGATGCTACGATCGGTACGGGCGAAACGGCCATTACCCGTTCGACCTATGTCTTTGTGAAAATTCAGTCGGATATCGACAAAGTCGTGGTTTACAATCCGATGGTTTTCCGGGTCAACCCGCGTACGGGCGGCTATTCGGAGGCTCCGACGATCAATGCCGACAAGTCGAATTTCATGATCTCGCTGAAACGCAATGTCTTCTATTACAACCTTAACGGGCCGGCATCGCATATTAGCAACAGTACGGCGCTGTCGGGGTCTTCTCCTACGAATTGCTTTATCTATCGCATGTGGGGCACCTATTTCGGCAGCACAGTCAATGCCGGTTCCCGCGAACCGATGTCCTACTACTCGACGACGAGCGCCGATGTTGCTCCCAATCTGACGGCGAAACTCGGATATATCGACTGCGGCACCGATTTCAGGATGTACATTCCGGCCAACAAGTGGATGCTCGACGGCGCTTACGCCAACGGCGTGCTGCTCTTCCAGGCTCCCTACACGACGACCGGAACCTTCTCGGAACTCGATGCGTCGGGAACCAATACCTTTATCTACATGGCCGTCTGGTTCGACGAGAATTTTTAA
- a CDS encoding SusC/RagA family TonB-linked outer membrane protein, with protein sequence MKYMINRAFGLRGALTLLALMLAFAASAQNKITGKVVDENDQPAIGANVVVKGTTQGVSTDLKGAFTIPVKKGDVLVFSYLGYKSQEVTIAAQTRLEIKLVPEANVMDEVVVVGYGAVRRGDLTGSVASVSSKDVEGYKTGSVMEALGGQIAGVQITATDGTPGAGFDIKVRGIGSVNGDTSPLYIVDGFQVDNIDYLSNSDIESIEVLKDASSSAIYGSRAANGVVMVTTKSGKVGRPVVTYNGSVSYRQISKTLDLLSPYEFVKLQTEAWPDKFGTTYYRAGSDDDGIPYRYQSIEDYRNVKGVDWQNETFRPTWSQDHNVSISGGNDKTKYAFSFADFLENGIFKNSAFNKVTAKMRVSHKISKAVSVEATVNYANTDKRGVGTSGDNGRFNMLAQILRARPTAGLRMTDEELLASSIDPLELESSESLSQVNPIKQAESVINTTKTEMWSGNLALNIDFGKGWTFRTAGTYNTSNARNYVFYQDGSKEAYRNGQTPYGSTRMTRNVRWTNFNYLTYKYKRNKGHAFDVMLGQETSFQGTEYLLAGATDFPFDNLANNNLGLGATPTTANSNRSDKMLVSFFARGNYNYRDRYLFTATVRADGSTVFSKNHKWGYFPSFSAAWRISEENFMKKQDVVSNLKLRAGWGVVGNDRITNYLSLELYSQGKYGYGNNVITVLSPKQLQNEDIKWEASQSTNVGIDLGLFRNRLNITADFFLKDTKDLLMAANRAYVSGFASQWQNVGKIRNKGIEIAINSTNIASKSGFRWTTDFNISFIRNELRALAGGAKEMQTSASWNSDYTGYDYTARVGQSLGLIYGYVFDGVYQTSDFNVNAATGEYVLKEGVTDISDHAGVPVEPGMVKYKDTDGDGVITTADRTVIGNGTPKWYGGITNTFSFKGVDLSFMFQFNYGNDVYNATRIYASQTQDQRANLMAEVADRWTVTNASNKVPAWDGYIKNEIYSRFIEDGSFLRLKNLTVGYTFPQRWTRKFYVSKLRLYFTAQNLFVVTGYKGYDPEVNMRASNPMTPSLDWGAYPKSKVYTFGIDLTF encoded by the coding sequence ATGAAATACATGATAAACCGGGCTTTCGGGCTGAGAGGGGCGCTGACCCTTCTCGCCCTGATGCTGGCCTTCGCAGCGTCGGCCCAGAACAAGATAACGGGTAAGGTCGTCGATGAGAACGATCAGCCGGCTATCGGTGCCAACGTCGTGGTCAAGGGTACGACGCAGGGTGTCTCTACCGACCTGAAGGGTGCGTTCACGATTCCGGTCAAGAAAGGCGACGTGCTGGTTTTCTCTTACCTGGGCTATAAATCCCAGGAGGTGACGATCGCCGCCCAGACCCGGCTGGAGATCAAACTCGTTCCCGAAGCGAACGTCATGGACGAGGTGGTGGTCGTGGGTTACGGCGCCGTGAGGCGCGGCGACCTGACGGGTTCGGTCGCTTCGGTGTCCTCGAAGGATGTCGAAGGCTACAAGACCGGTTCGGTGATGGAGGCTCTCGGAGGGCAGATCGCCGGCGTGCAGATCACCGCCACGGACGGCACTCCGGGCGCCGGTTTCGACATCAAGGTGCGCGGTATCGGTTCGGTCAACGGCGACACTTCGCCGCTCTACATCGTCGATGGTTTCCAGGTGGACAATATCGACTACCTCTCCAACTCGGACATCGAGTCGATCGAGGTGCTCAAGGACGCCTCCTCGTCGGCTATCTACGGTTCGCGCGCCGCCAACGGCGTGGTGATGGTGACGACCAAATCCGGTAAGGTGGGGCGTCCCGTGGTGACCTACAACGGTTCGGTCAGCTACCGCCAGATCTCCAAGACCCTCGATCTGCTCTCGCCCTACGAGTTCGTGAAGCTGCAAACCGAGGCGTGGCCCGACAAGTTCGGCACGACCTATTACAGGGCCGGCAGCGACGACGACGGCATTCCCTACCGCTACCAGTCGATCGAGGATTATCGGAACGTGAAGGGGGTGGACTGGCAGAACGAAACGTTCCGTCCCACCTGGTCGCAGGACCACAACGTTTCGATCTCGGGCGGCAACGACAAGACCAAGTACGCTTTCTCGTTCGCCGACTTCCTCGAAAACGGTATCTTCAAGAACAGCGCCTTCAACAAGGTCACGGCCAAGATGCGCGTGAGCCATAAGATCTCGAAAGCCGTGTCGGTAGAGGCCACGGTCAACTATGCCAACACCGACAAGCGCGGTGTGGGCACCTCGGGCGACAACGGCCGTTTCAACATGCTGGCGCAGATTCTGCGCGCGCGTCCCACGGCGGGCCTCAGAATGACCGACGAGGAGCTGCTGGCGTCGTCGATCGACCCGCTGGAGCTCGAATCCTCGGAGTCGTTGTCGCAGGTGAACCCCATCAAGCAGGCCGAGTCGGTGATCAACACCACGAAGACCGAGATGTGGTCGGGCAACCTGGCGCTGAATATCGATTTCGGCAAGGGATGGACTTTCCGCACCGCCGGAACTTACAACACCTCCAATGCGCGCAACTACGTCTTCTACCAGGACGGATCGAAGGAGGCTTACCGCAACGGCCAGACGCCCTACGGTTCGACCCGCATGACGCGCAACGTTCGCTGGACGAATTTCAACTACCTGACTTATAAGTATAAGCGCAATAAGGGCCATGCGTTCGATGTCATGCTCGGACAGGAGACCTCGTTCCAGGGAACGGAATACCTGCTGGCCGGGGCTACGGATTTCCCGTTCGACAACCTGGCCAACAACAACCTCGGGCTGGGGGCTACGCCGACCACGGCGAATTCGAACCGCTCGGACAAGATGCTCGTTTCGTTCTTCGCCCGCGGAAACTACAATTACCGCGACCGCTATCTCTTCACGGCGACGGTCCGTGCCGATGGTTCGACGGTGTTCAGCAAGAATCACAAGTGGGGTTATTTCCCGTCGTTCTCGGCGGCATGGCGTATCTCGGAGGAGAATTTCATGAAGAAACAGGATGTCGTTTCCAACCTGAAGCTGCGCGCCGGCTGGGGTGTCGTGGGCAACGACCGCATCACCAACTACCTTTCGCTGGAACTCTATTCGCAGGGCAAGTACGGCTACGGCAACAATGTTATCACGGTGCTGTCGCCCAAGCAGTTGCAGAACGAGGACATCAAGTGGGAGGCTTCGCAGAGCACCAATGTCGGCATCGACCTGGGCCTGTTCCGCAACCGCCTGAACATCACGGCGGATTTCTTCCTCAAGGACACGAAGGACCTGCTGATGGCCGCCAACCGAGCCTATGTCTCGGGTTTCGCCTCGCAATGGCAGAACGTGGGCAAGATCCGCAACAAGGGTATCGAGATTGCGATCAATTCGACGAACATCGCTTCGAAGAGCGGTTTCCGCTGGACGACCGATTTCAACATCTCGTTCATCCGCAACGAACTGCGCGCGCTGGCCGGCGGAGCGAAGGAGATGCAGACCTCGGCGAGCTGGAACAGCGACTACACGGGTTACGACTACACGGCCCGCGTCGGGCAGTCGCTGGGTCTGATCTACGGTTATGTTTTCGACGGCGTGTACCAGACTTCGGATTTCAATGTCAACGCCGCAACGGGCGAGTATGTGCTCAAAGAGGGTGTCACCGACATATCGGATCATGCCGGCGTGCCCGTGGAGCCGGGTATGGTCAAGTATAAGGATACCGACGGCGACGGGGTCATCACCACGGCCGACCGTACGGTGATCGGCAACGGTACGCCCAAGTGGTACGGCGGTATCACCAACACCTTTTCGTTCAAGGGCGTGGACCTGAGCTTCATGTTCCAGTTCAACTACGGCAACGACGTTTACAACGCCACCCGCATCTACGCTTCGCAGACGCAGGACCAGCGTGCCAACCTGATGGCCGAGGTGGCCGACCGCTGGACGGTGACCAACGCCTCGAACAAGGTTCCGGCCTGGGACGGATATATCAAGAACGAGATCTATTCGCGCTTCATCGAGGACGGTTCGTTCCTGCGGTTGAAGAACCTGACCGTGGGCTACACCTTCCCGCAGCGATGGACGCGCAAGTTCTATGTTTCGAAGCTGCGCCTCTATTTCACGGCTCAGAACCTCTTCGTGGTGACGGGTTATAAGGGCTACGACCCCGAGGTGAACATGCGTGCGTCGAATCCCATGACCCCTTCGCTCGACTGGGGCGCCTATCCGAAGAGCAAAGTCTATACGTTCGGTATCGATCTGACCTTCTAA
- a CDS encoding RagB/SusD family nutrient uptake outer membrane protein, which produces MKKIFLYCLPFCLLFASCSDLLDEESYSETGKGNYLNNAKEAETVLQGVYKNLANEYTYSYHLSLLFTISTDIAQCEGSSTTSFREIPTNSHNASTSQISRTWQQLYSAIYDANDFIETVSDRMDGWGSSDRELAAIYLGEARALRALFYFELVRWYGNVVLMTSTADSRKKDEDYEQSAAEDVYAYIEEDLKYAAEVLPWAVDDTKRTSNAYRFSKGAALGLLAKVYCTWAGYPVRDESKWAEAEKVARRVVESGKHRLISDYETVWKNTCNGIWDAGESLIEVSFYSPTGLDSDNTAGRIGKWNGVSATTIDGERGRNAANWKVVYTFTRDWEAQNDPRMKLSIADYKYDHTLGSGPITYFSTISSANPSEDQKNRQRQLFTPGKWDTEKYVETSNYIVNNDKSNVNWYILRYSDVLLLFAEALNESGGSIVDAVDAVNAVRRRGFGDTKHDLSYGLSREDLREAIRKERAYELCFEGHRKQDLIRWGIYYDRVMETAQELVNWYSNANYAVARYIIKGRHELLPIPQRDLDMMPKCKQNSGWGQ; this is translated from the coding sequence ATGAAAAAGATATTTTTATACTGCCTGCCGTTCTGCCTGCTGTTCGCCTCGTGCTCCGACCTGCTCGACGAGGAATCCTACTCGGAGACCGGCAAGGGCAACTACCTGAACAACGCCAAAGAGGCGGAAACGGTTCTTCAGGGCGTTTACAAGAATCTGGCGAACGAGTACACCTATTCGTACCACCTGTCGCTGCTGTTCACGATCTCGACCGACATCGCCCAGTGCGAGGGGAGTTCGACGACTTCGTTCCGCGAGATTCCGACCAACTCCCACAATGCCTCGACGTCGCAGATCTCCCGCACGTGGCAGCAGCTCTATTCGGCGATTTACGATGCCAACGACTTCATCGAGACCGTTTCGGACCGCATGGACGGCTGGGGCTCTTCGGACCGCGAACTGGCCGCCATTTATCTGGGCGAGGCCCGGGCGCTGCGTGCGCTGTTCTATTTCGAACTGGTGCGCTGGTACGGCAATGTCGTGCTGATGACTTCGACGGCCGATTCGCGCAAGAAGGACGAAGATTACGAGCAGTCCGCCGCGGAGGATGTCTACGCCTATATCGAAGAGGACCTGAAATACGCCGCCGAGGTGCTTCCCTGGGCCGTTGACGACACCAAGCGCACGAGCAACGCCTATCGTTTCTCGAAGGGCGCCGCGCTGGGTCTGCTGGCCAAGGTTTACTGCACGTGGGCCGGTTATCCCGTGCGGGACGAGTCGAAGTGGGCCGAGGCCGAGAAGGTCGCCCGCCGTGTCGTGGAGTCGGGCAAGCACCGCCTGATCTCCGACTACGAAACCGTCTGGAAGAACACCTGCAACGGTATCTGGGATGCGGGCGAAAGCCTGATCGAAGTGTCGTTCTACTCGCCGACGGGTCTCGACAGCGACAACACGGCCGGACGTATCGGCAAATGGAACGGCGTATCGGCCACCACGATCGACGGCGAGCGCGGACGCAATGCCGCCAACTGGAAGGTCGTCTATACGTTCACCCGTGACTGGGAGGCGCAGAACGATCCCCGCATGAAACTTTCCATCGCCGATTACAAGTACGATCATACGCTGGGCAGCGGCCCGATCACCTATTTCTCGACCATTTCGAGCGCGAATCCCTCCGAGGACCAGAAGAACCGGCAGCGCCAGCTCTTCACGCCGGGCAAGTGGGACACCGAGAAATATGTCGAGACATCGAACTACATCGTCAACAACGACAAATCGAACGTCAACTGGTATATCCTGCGCTATTCCGACGTGCTGCTGCTCTTCGCCGAGGCGCTCAACGAGTCGGGCGGTTCGATCGTCGATGCCGTCGATGCCGTGAACGCCGTGCGCCGCCGCGGTTTCGGCGACACGAAGCACGATCTTTCCTACGGTCTTTCGCGTGAGGACCTTCGCGAAGCGATCCGCAAGGAGCGCGCCTATGAACTCTGTTTCGAAGGCCACCGCAAGCAGGATCTGATCCGCTGGGGCATCTATTACGACCGTGTCATGGAAACCGCTCAGGAGTTGGTGAACTGGTATTCCAATGCCAACTATGCGGTTGCCAGATACATTATCAAGGGCCGTCACGAGCTGCTGCCCATTCCGCAGCGCGACCTTGACATGATGCCCAAGTGCAAGCAGAATTCCGGTTGGGGACAGTGA